The Candidatus Nanopelagicus abundans genome includes a region encoding these proteins:
- a CDS encoding ATP-dependent Clp protease proteolytic subunit, with product MKADMNKINEITSRYILPTIEERTSYGYKRLDPYTKLFEERIIFLGQAIDDTVANDVMAQLLTLESMDPDRDIMIYINSPGGSFTALTAIYDTMQFVRPDVMTICLGQAASAAAVLLAGGAPGKRYALEHARILIHQPYSEGGGQGSDIEIQAKEILRMRTLLEEMLARHSKKSQADIAKDIERDKILTSAEAVEYGLIDQVLATRKAKAKS from the coding sequence ATGAAGGCCGATATGAATAAAATAAATGAAATAACCTCACGTTATATTCTGCCAACAATTGAAGAGCGCACTAGCTATGGCTATAAGAGACTTGATCCATACACAAAACTATTTGAAGAGCGCATTATTTTCTTAGGCCAAGCAATTGATGACACAGTTGCAAATGATGTAATGGCGCAATTACTTACCTTAGAGTCAATGGATCCAGATCGTGACATCATGATTTATATCAATTCACCAGGTGGTTCTTTCACAGCGCTAACTGCAATTTATGACACGATGCAATTCGTAAGACCAGATGTAATGACTATTTGTTTAGGACAAGCTGCCTCTGCTGCCGCAGTATTACTTGCAGGGGGCGCCCCTGGTAAGAGATACGCACTTGAGCATGCACGCATTTTGATTCATCAGCCATACTCTGAAGGCGGCGGACAAGGATCTGATATTGAAATTCAAGCAAAAGAAATTTTGCGCATGCGCACATTACTTGAAGAGATGTTAGCTCGTCATTCTAAGAAGAGTCAGGCTGATATTGCTAAAGATATTGAGCGAGATAAAATTTTAACCTCAGCTGAAGCTGTTGAGTATGGACTTATTGATCAAGTTCTAGCAACGCGTAAGGCAAAAGCAAAGAGTTAA
- a CDS encoding ATP-dependent Clp protease proteolytic subunit, translating to MGGLDDQVYQRLLKERIIFLGSVVEDSMANAICAQMLLLAAEDPETDIYLYINSPGGSISAGMAIYDTMQYIKNDVATVAMGLAASMGQFLLCSGTAGKRYALPHARIMMHQPSGGIGGTASDIKIQAEQMSFTKKNMADLISFHTGQKAETITEDSDRDRWFTAVEAKEYGFVDHVVKSAGQVSGSGGTSR from the coding sequence ATGGGCGGACTTGATGATCAGGTTTACCAACGTTTACTTAAAGAGCGAATTATCTTTTTAGGCTCTGTCGTTGAAGACTCAATGGCTAATGCAATTTGTGCTCAGATGTTATTACTAGCAGCTGAGGATCCAGAAACAGATATCTACCTTTATATCAACTCACCAGGTGGTTCAATCTCAGCTGGTATGGCAATTTATGACACCATGCAATACATCAAAAATGATGTGGCAACAGTTGCAATGGGACTTGCTGCTTCAATGGGTCAATTCTTATTATGTTCAGGCACAGCTGGAAAAAGATATGCACTGCCACATGCTCGAATTATGATGCACCAACCATCAGGTGGAATTGGTGGAACCGCCTCTGATATTAAAATTCAAGCAGAGCAAATGAGTTTTACTAAGAAAAATATGGCTGATTTAATATCATTTCACACCGGACAAAAGGCAGAGACAATTACGGAAGATTCAGATCGTGATCGCTGGTTTACTGCAGTGGAAGCAAAAGAGTATGGATTTGTTGATCATGTTGTTAAATCAGCCGGTCAGGTATCAGGTAGTGGGGGAACATCACGATGA
- the tig gene encoding trigger factor: MKSAVEKLSPTRVKLSIEVAFDELKPHIDGAYKTLSEKVNIPGFRKGKVPSAMIDQRFGRGAVLDEAINAALPTFYSQAAKENDVLVIGRPNVDITELKDNEKFSFTVEVDVRPEIELPNFSTIEITVDDVAVSESDIDEQVQSLRTRFGTLTTVEKVVAKGDFVTIDLVATKDGKELDGGTANDLSYEVGSASMVDGLDEALIGLSAGGAKSFETALVGMAEGEKGSVKVLVKTVKERELPAIDDEFAKLASEFETIAQLKDDLKTRLTRVKELEQGGQARDLFIEKLIQTVDVPLPADVIEAEVNDHLEKEGRLDDAKHRDEVTKEVSQTITREFLLDSIVKAEAISVNETELTEYLVRAAARYGMSPDQFIKEVSDAGQISTMVAEVTRAKALASVLGRVKVIDKSGKKIDLEALAPKPAVAEK; this comes from the coding sequence TTGAAAAGCGCTGTTGAAAAACTTTCACCAACTCGTGTGAAGCTTTCAATTGAGGTTGCCTTTGATGAGCTAAAACCACATATTGATGGTGCTTATAAAACCTTAAGTGAGAAAGTAAACATTCCAGGCTTTCGCAAAGGCAAAGTGCCATCTGCGATGATTGATCAAAGATTTGGCCGAGGCGCTGTACTGGACGAAGCAATTAATGCCGCACTTCCTACCTTCTACTCACAAGCTGCTAAAGAAAATGATGTATTAGTAATTGGACGCCCTAATGTTGATATCACTGAGCTAAAAGATAATGAAAAGTTTAGTTTTACTGTTGAGGTAGATGTTAGGCCAGAAATTGAACTGCCTAATTTTTCAACGATTGAGATTACAGTCGATGATGTTGCGGTTAGTGAGAGTGATATTGATGAGCAGGTTCAATCACTACGCACTCGCTTTGGCACACTAACTACAGTTGAAAAGGTTGTAGCAAAAGGTGATTTTGTAACAATTGATTTAGTAGCTACGAAAGATGGCAAAGAGCTAGATGGTGGAACTGCAAATGATCTCTCCTACGAAGTTGGCTCTGCATCAATGGTTGATGGCTTAGATGAGGCACTCATTGGCTTAAGCGCTGGGGGTGCGAAAAGTTTTGAGACAGCATTAGTTGGTATGGCTGAGGGAGAAAAAGGAAGCGTTAAGGTATTGGTTAAGACGGTGAAAGAGCGTGAGCTACCTGCTATTGATGATGAGTTTGCTAAGTTAGCATCAGAGTTTGAAACTATTGCGCAATTAAAAGATGATCTTAAGACTCGATTAACTCGGGTAAAGGAGCTAGAGCAGGGCGGGCAGGCGCGGGATTTATTTATTGAAAAACTAATTCAAACAGTTGATGTGCCGCTACCAGCAGATGTTATTGAAGCAGAGGTAAATGATCACCTTGAAAAAGAGGGGCGATTAGATGATGCTAAACATCGCGATGAGGTAACTAAAGAGGTATCACAAACTATTACTCGAGAGTTCCTACTTGATTCAATTGTGAAGGCAGAGGCAATCTCGGTAAATGAAACAGAGCTAACTGAGTACCTAGTTCGCGCAGCCGCTCGATATGGCATGAGCCCTGATCAATTTATTAAAGAGGTATCAGATGCTGGGCAGATAAGCACAATGGTGGCTGAGGTCACTCGCGCAAAGGCACTTGCTTCAGTTTTAGGTCGAGTTAAGGTTATTGATAAATCTGGAAAGAAAATTGATTTAGAAGCCCTTGCTCCTAAACCTGCGGTAGCAGAGAAATAA
- a CDS encoding collagen-like protein, whose amino-acid sequence MVISNLNTRVIKILLISLITILISPTSAQAAGRTGNTVANTILSGAGVPSAKFGLNGDFYLDIKSMNFYGPKKNNLWPIPISLKGTTGPVGPSGVDGKNGSSANATAGSAGATGSAGSQGPAGSTGLAGSTGPAGATGAAGPTGPTGLAGATGAAGATGATGTAGATGASGASAIQFANITQWTMESGTIGGGSESTGFGTLLAGKKYFFSITVYGKLSSLISQFRTQAELKCSDNSASLNYEYGYGFGLSSDGVDDYNRISFVITGTVSVVSNSNFSVLVRDSSGSGNPVILNGRSFIQEIGAIN is encoded by the coding sequence ATGGTAATTTCAAATCTAAATACCAGAGTTATCAAGATCCTATTAATCTCACTAATCACAATACTTATTTCACCAACTAGCGCCCAAGCTGCTGGTCGCACAGGTAATACAGTGGCAAACACAATTTTAAGTGGAGCTGGTGTGCCATCGGCCAAATTTGGACTAAATGGTGATTTTTATCTTGATATTAAGTCAATGAATTTTTATGGACCAAAGAAAAACAATCTTTGGCCCATACCAATTTCATTAAAAGGAACAACTGGCCCAGTTGGCCCATCAGGAGTTGATGGAAAAAATGGTTCAAGTGCAAACGCAACTGCCGGTAGTGCTGGCGCAACTGGATCAGCAGGTTCGCAAGGTCCAGCGGGTTCAACTGGACTTGCAGGTTCAACTGGACCAGCTGGTGCGACAGGTGCAGCAGGACCAACCGGACCAACCGGTCTTGCAGGTGCGACAGGTGCAGCTGGTGCGACGGGTGCAACAGGTACGGCTGGTGCTACGGGGGCGAGTGGTGCAAGTGCCATTCAATTCGCAAATATTACTCAATGGACAATGGAATCAGGAACGATCGGTGGTGGATCAGAATCAACTGGTTTCGGAACTCTACTTGCAGGTAAAAAATACTTCTTCTCTATAACTGTTTATGGAAAACTATCTTCACTCATATCACAGTTTAGAACACAAGCCGAATTAAAGTGTTCCGATAATTCAGCTTCATTAAACTACGAATATGGTTATGGATTCGGATTATCATCTGATGGAGTTGATGATTACAATCGAATTTCATTCGTAATCACTGGAACTGTATCTGTTGTGAGTAATAGTAATTTTAGTGTGCTAGTTCGTGATTCTTCAGGTTCAGGAAATCCAGTAATTCTTAATGGTAGATCGTTTATCCAAGAAATCGGAGCAATTAACTAA
- a CDS encoding ribose-5-phosphate isomerase, which yields MKIHIGSDHAGLEFKAVIIAHLKKSGHDVTDHGPHEFDSQDDYPVFCIPTALATAADPSSFGIVLGGSGNGEQIAANKVKGVRAALVWSVETAKLARQHNNANVISIGQRMHDQALCLQLVDTFLETSFSADERHVRRINQISNYENKGSI from the coding sequence ATGAAGATCCATATTGGAAGTGATCACGCAGGACTTGAATTTAAAGCAGTAATCATCGCCCACTTAAAAAAGAGTGGCCATGATGTGACTGATCACGGACCACATGAATTTGATAGCCAAGATGATTACCCAGTTTTTTGTATTCCAACTGCGCTAGCAACAGCTGCTGATCCATCATCTTTTGGAATTGTTTTAGGTGGCTCTGGCAATGGTGAGCAGATTGCAGCTAATAAAGTTAAAGGCGTAAGAGCAGCGCTAGTTTGGTCAGTAGAGACGGCAAAACTTGCTCGCCAGCACAATAATGCAAATGTTATTTCAATTGGGCAACGTATGCATGATCAAGCTCTTTGTCTGCAGTTAGTTGATACTTTTCTAGAAACATCCTTTAGCGCAGATGAGCGCCACGTTAGAAGAATTAATCAGATATCTAATTATGAAAATAAAGGCAGTATCTAG
- the trmB gene encoding tRNA (guanosine(46)-N7)-methyltransferase TrmB — MQRPSNRSYSLRGNRMTRAQTLAINQHWASYGLVIDEELNLNDLFPDKKLVILEIGSGMGEATAEIAQVSGEVGYVAVEMHQPGLAALILLILEKQLSNIKLIREDATYLLANFIADNSIDGIHLLFPDPWPKNRQHKKRMVQSEFVELVARKLKPNGFIHIATDWQPYANWIKSRFDANSSFSGGIVARPSWRVLSKFEGQGLKKGHSVTDYRYIKN, encoded by the coding sequence ATGCAGCGCCCCTCAAATCGAAGTTACTCACTTCGTGGTAACCGGATGACCCGCGCCCAAACTTTGGCAATAAATCAGCACTGGGCTAGCTACGGCTTAGTAATTGATGAAGAATTAAATCTTAATGATCTATTTCCTGATAAAAAATTAGTGATTTTAGAGATTGGCTCAGGCATGGGGGAGGCAACAGCTGAAATCGCTCAGGTGAGTGGTGAGGTTGGCTATGTGGCAGTTGAGATGCATCAACCAGGACTTGCCGCCCTTATTTTATTAATACTTGAAAAGCAGTTAAGTAATATTAAATTAATTAGAGAAGATGCCACCTATCTCCTAGCAAACTTTATTGCCGATAACTCAATAGATGGTATTCATTTGCTATTTCCTGATCCTTGGCCAAAAAATCGTCAACATAAGAAGCGGATGGTGCAAAGTGAGTTTGTGGAATTAGTTGCCAGGAAACTAAAACCAAATGGCTTTATTCATATCGCAACTGATTGGCAGCCATATGCAAATTGGATTAAATCTCGCTTTGATGCCAACTCATCATTTAGTGGCGGAATAGTTGCTAGGCCTAGTTGGCGAGTACTTTCAAAGTTTGAAGGACAAGGATTAAAAAAGGGCCACAGCGTTACTGATTATAGATATATAAAAAACTAG
- the pepN gene encoding aminopeptidase N, producing MPGLNSTRAEAQQRANHLAVQSYQVSLDLTAGDESFTSQTTVKFTCNQPGYESFIDAVGRSVISATLNGQVVDTSNYDGESIFLKNLAADNELIIKMSTPYSNTGEGLQRSIDPVDNEVYLYSQGETAFIRKVYPCFDQPDLKATFTLTATAPKHWSVISNSPVAEKLDLADDKTQWKFKPTPRISTYITALIAGPYYSVSDTYVGKKSVPLGIYCRKSLAQHLDPEDIFLITKQGFTYFEDVFGLEYPFEKYDQIAVVDFNWGAMENAGAVTFLERLLVFRSKVTERMYNARANTILHEMAHMWFGNMVTMKWWDDLWLNESFAEWSSYLAMVEATRFKNSWTGFNQERKNWAYRQDQLSSTHPIVTDMADIDTVAGNFDGISYAKGASVLQQLVVHVGRDNFIAGLQKYFTKHAFANTTLDDLLVELTQASGKDLTSWVSIWLQSAGVNTLRPSLEIENDIYKSVSVIQEAPTMPVGSTQLRPHRLAVGLYDLNGENIILRKSVELDVAGDKTIVTELAGEKVADLLLINDRDLSYAKIRFDQRSITTLKAHLGKISDSLTRALCWSAAWDMLRDAEINASDFIEIALTGLSGEDDIATITTIGSQLATAVEIYSAPTKRDSARLRVGNAYEKMLQAAKAGSDLQLQFARNFTSFASSAEHNDLIKELLEGKLAGLKVDADLRWTFVIALAERGLMDKEELSAQLLKDNTLNGQLSFASALAARPTADAKAETWKSITTEDISTSQREAKLAGFMRALHRPLLSAYVDPYFDLLLSIWGKKSYEVASSFVSGMYPIYITNQSTLDKTINWLNTTGKDGQAGLRRLVSESRDSLSRALKVQELDK from the coding sequence TTGCCAGGATTAAATTCAACTAGGGCTGAGGCGCAGCAGCGCGCTAATCACCTTGCGGTGCAAAGTTATCAAGTTAGCTTAGATTTAACAGCCGGGGATGAAAGCTTTACCTCACAAACAACCGTAAAATTTACTTGCAATCAGCCAGGCTATGAGAGCTTTATTGATGCGGTGGGCAGAAGTGTTATTTCAGCAACCTTAAATGGGCAAGTAGTTGATACTTCAAATTATGATGGCGAGAGCATTTTCTTAAAGAACTTAGCAGCAGATAATGAGTTAATTATAAAAATGAGTACGCCTTACTCAAATACTGGTGAAGGCCTGCAAAGATCTATTGATCCAGTTGATAATGAGGTTTATTTATACTCACAAGGTGAGACAGCTTTTATTAGAAAAGTGTATCCTTGTTTTGATCAACCAGATTTAAAGGCAACTTTTACCCTAACTGCAACTGCGCCCAAACACTGGAGCGTAATTTCAAACTCACCAGTTGCCGAAAAACTTGATTTAGCAGATGATAAAACGCAGTGGAAATTTAAACCAACTCCTAGAATTTCAACCTATATCACCGCGCTAATTGCCGGCCCCTACTACAGCGTTAGTGACACCTATGTTGGTAAGAAGAGTGTGCCACTTGGTATTTACTGTCGTAAATCACTAGCACAGCACTTAGATCCAGAGGATATTTTCTTAATTACTAAACAAGGCTTCACCTATTTTGAAGATGTCTTTGGCCTTGAGTATCCATTTGAAAAGTATGACCAGATTGCAGTGGTGGATTTTAACTGGGGCGCTATGGAAAATGCTGGCGCAGTAACTTTCTTAGAGCGCTTATTAGTTTTTAGATCAAAGGTTACTGAGCGGATGTATAACGCAAGAGCAAACACAATCTTGCATGAGATGGCCCATATGTGGTTTGGAAATATGGTGACTATGAAATGGTGGGATGATCTTTGGCTTAATGAATCATTTGCCGAATGGTCTTCATATTTAGCAATGGTTGAAGCAACAAGATTTAAAAACTCTTGGACCGGTTTTAATCAGGAGCGAAAGAATTGGGCTTATAGGCAAGATCAACTCTCATCTACTCACCCAATTGTTACTGATATGGCAGATATTGACACAGTTGCCGGCAACTTTGATGGTATTTCCTATGCAAAAGGTGCATCAGTACTTCAGCAATTAGTAGTACATGTTGGCCGTGATAATTTCATAGCTGGGCTGCAAAAATACTTTACTAAGCATGCGTTTGCGAACACAACATTAGATGATTTACTAGTTGAGTTAACTCAGGCAAGTGGTAAGGATTTAACTAGTTGGGTCTCAATTTGGCTACAAAGCGCTGGTGTTAACACACTTAGGCCCTCACTTGAGATTGAAAATGACATATACAAGTCAGTATCAGTTATTCAAGAAGCACCCACGATGCCAGTTGGATCAACGCAGCTTCGCCCCCACCGATTAGCGGTTGGTTTATATGACCTAAACGGTGAAAATATCATACTTCGTAAATCTGTTGAGCTAGATGTTGCTGGTGATAAAACTATTGTTACTGAGTTAGCTGGTGAAAAAGTTGCTGATCTACTTCTTATTAATGATCGAGATCTTTCATATGCAAAAATTAGATTTGATCAAAGATCAATTACAACTTTAAAAGCTCATTTAGGAAAGATTAGTGACTCACTAACTAGAGCCCTTTGCTGGTCTGCGGCCTGGGATATGTTGCGAGATGCTGAAATAAACGCCTCTGATTTTATTGAAATCGCGCTAACTGGTCTTAGCGGTGAAGATGACATTGCCACCATAACAACTATTGGATCTCAACTAGCTACAGCAGTTGAGATATATAGCGCTCCAACCAAGCGCGATTCAGCAAGACTTAGAGTTGGTAACGCCTATGAAAAAATGTTGCAGGCAGCTAAAGCAGGAAGTGATCTGCAATTACAGTTTGCTAGAAACTTCACCAGCTTTGCTTCCAGCGCCGAACACAATGACTTAATTAAAGAGTTACTTGAAGGAAAACTTGCTGGGCTCAAAGTTGATGCAGATCTTAGGTGGACCTTTGTAATTGCTTTAGCAGAGCGTGGCTTAATGGATAAAGAAGAGCTATCTGCGCAACTACTAAAAGATAATACGTTAAATGGTCAGCTCTCTTTTGCCAGCGCCTTAGCAGCTAGGCCAACAGCGGATGCAAAGGCAGAGACTTGGAAATCTATAACTACTGAAGACATTAGTACCTCACAGCGTGAAGCAAAGCTTGCTGGTTTTATGCGAGCACTGCATAGGCCATTACTTAGCGCATATGTTGATCCATACTTTGATTTATTACTTAGTATTTGGGGTAAGAAGTCATATGAGGTAGCAAGCTCATTTGTATCTGGTATGTATCCGATCTATATAACCAATCAAAGTACTTTAGATAAAACAATTAATTGGCTAAATACCACTGGAAAAGATGGCCAAGCCGGTCTTCGCAGGTTAGTTTCGGAAAGCCGAGATTCACTGAGCAGGGCGCTAAAGGTTCAAGAATTAGATAAATAA
- a CDS encoding HNH endonuclease yields the protein MSQTLVLNATYEPLGVVSERRALILVLNERATSVEDSSRILNYARGSITLPAVIKLNKFVKIPYRHAVPLSRRAIFARDNNRCVYCGVTATSIDHVIPRSRGGGHNWENVVSACHKCNHAKADRTLKDLGWRLRHTPREPVGAAWRILGTGKPDRIWIPYLKPFGVEAMGAASA from the coding sequence GTGTCACAAACTTTGGTACTGAACGCCACCTATGAGCCACTAGGTGTCGTATCAGAAAGGCGAGCATTGATCCTCGTCTTAAATGAGCGCGCAACAAGCGTGGAAGATTCATCGCGCATACTTAACTACGCCCGCGGCAGCATCACATTACCTGCGGTAATTAAATTAAATAAATTTGTAAAGATTCCATACCGCCATGCAGTTCCTCTATCTAGGCGAGCAATCTTTGCTCGAGATAATAATCGCTGTGTTTATTGCGGAGTAACTGCCACATCAATTGATCACGTAATTCCAAGGTCCAGAGGTGGTGGGCATAATTGGGAAAATGTTGTCTCAGCTTGTCATAAATGTAATCATGCTAAAGCTGATCGAACCTTAAAAGATTTAGGTTGGCGCCTGCGGCATACCCCACGTGAGCCAGTCGGTGCTGCTTGGAGAATTTTAGGAACTGGCAAGCCTGATCGAATTTGGATTCCATACCTTAAGCCATTTGGTGTTGAGGCAATGGGAGCGGCCAGCGCGTGA
- a CDS encoding mechanosensitive ion channel family protein has protein sequence MKISQNMQSALDWFTGAPLNITIIISLAISISLLGQRSISRFMNRIANADLIPGPKRSGARQKERAKTTSTVLKSTLNGAIWLVAIFMILAEFGLNLGPLIASAGVIGVALGLGAQTLVRDILSGIFMLVEDQYGVGDKVDVLDVQGVVETVGLRITTVRDSKGTIWYLRNGEILKVGNKSQPKNSTKR, from the coding sequence ATGAAAATATCCCAAAATATGCAATCAGCCCTGGATTGGTTCACCGGCGCCCCGCTAAATATCACCATTATTATCTCTTTAGCGATCAGTATCTCACTCCTTGGTCAACGCTCAATCTCTAGATTTATGAACCGAATAGCAAATGCAGATTTAATCCCAGGACCAAAGCGAAGTGGTGCTCGCCAAAAAGAGCGTGCAAAGACAACTAGTACTGTTTTAAAATCAACATTAAATGGCGCAATCTGGTTAGTTGCAATCTTTATGATCTTAGCCGAATTTGGTTTAAATCTTGGGCCACTAATTGCTTCAGCTGGCGTAATTGGTGTGGCACTCGGTCTTGGCGCACAAACTTTAGTACGAGATATTTTATCTGGCATTTTTATGTTAGTTGAGGATCAGTATGGCGTTGGCGATAAGGTGGATGTATTAGATGTGCAAGGCGTAGTTGAAACTGTTGGACTAAGAATTACTACTGTTAGAGATAGTAAAGGAACAATCTGGTATCTTCGAAATGGTGAGATATTAAAGGTTGGTAATAAATCTCAACCTAAAAACAGCACTAAGCGTTAA
- a CDS encoding globin, with the protein MSQSFYERAGGEKTFNDLVSHFYALVAVNPILRPMYPDNDLHGAAQRLQMFLSQYWGGPTTYSEERGHPRLRMRHAPFHISKVEHDAWLLCMKDAVDGLDLADDLRDELWQYLEAAAAAMINA; encoded by the coding sequence TTGAGCCAAAGCTTTTATGAAAGAGCGGGTGGTGAAAAAACCTTTAATGACTTAGTTTCACACTTCTATGCTTTAGTTGCAGTAAATCCTATTTTGCGCCCGATGTATCCAGATAATGATCTACATGGCGCCGCGCAAAGACTTCAGATGTTTTTATCTCAGTACTGGGGCGGCCCAACTACTTATAGTGAAGAGCGAGGTCATCCGAGACTTCGGATGAGGCATGCACCATTTCATATTTCAAAAGTAGAACATGATGCATGGCTACTGTGTATGAAAGATGCTGTAGATGGTCTTGATCTTGCTGATGATTTAAGAGATGAGCTTTGGCAGTACTTAGAGGCAGCAGCTGCTGCGATGATTAACGCTTAG
- a CDS encoding MFS transporter has translation MKQKIHPAWIVAGITFGTLFATAGFRSAPSVLILPLEEEFGWRRDVISAAIAINVLLYGLTAPFAAALMDRFTVRKVVMGALTVIGVGALLTIWMSQSWHLMLLWGVVVGVGTGSMALVFAATIANRWFVKRRGLVIGVLTAAGASGQLVFLPSLARLAQDPGWRASSLMVSIGAFLMVPLIYFFLKEDPQSVNSKPYGANDDWQPPVLQKGNAAKNAIQALKDASKVRNFWYLVGSFFICGLSTSGLIGTHFIPAAHDHGMPQVTAASLLALIGVFDVVGTISSGYLTDRIDPRKLLFFYYLLRGLSLFLLPSILFSTVQASTLVFVIFYGLDWIATVPPTVMLCRQVLGPEKGAIIYGWVFASHQIGGAIAAFGAGLLRVKFGDYAAAFYITGILCVITSYFVLQITLKEKVNN, from the coding sequence ATGAAACAAAAAATCCACCCAGCTTGGATAGTTGCTGGCATAACCTTTGGCACTTTATTTGCTACCGCAGGGTTTAGAAGTGCACCCTCTGTTTTAATTTTGCCACTGGAGGAGGAGTTTGGCTGGCGCCGCGATGTTATCTCTGCCGCCATTGCAATAAATGTTTTACTTTATGGATTAACCGCTCCCTTTGCAGCTGCCTTAATGGATCGCTTTACCGTGCGCAAAGTGGTGATGGGCGCACTAACTGTGATTGGTGTTGGCGCATTACTGACAATTTGGATGAGTCAAAGTTGGCATCTGATGTTGCTTTGGGGAGTCGTTGTTGGAGTTGGTACTGGTTCAATGGCATTGGTCTTTGCCGCAACTATTGCAAATAGATGGTTTGTTAAAAGGCGTGGTTTAGTAATCGGAGTCTTAACTGCAGCAGGAGCATCTGGGCAATTAGTTTTCTTGCCAAGTTTGGCAAGACTTGCGCAAGATCCAGGTTGGCGCGCCTCTTCATTAATGGTTTCAATCGGTGCTTTTTTAATGGTTCCGTTGATTTATTTCTTTTTAAAAGAGGATCCACAAAGTGTTAACTCCAAGCCATATGGGGCGAATGATGATTGGCAGCCACCAGTGTTACAAAAAGGTAATGCGGCTAAGAATGCAATCCAGGCACTTAAAGATGCCAGCAAGGTTAGAAATTTTTGGTATTTAGTTGGTTCATTCTTTATTTGCGGACTTTCAACTAGTGGATTAATTGGCACACATTTTATTCCAGCAGCTCATGATCATGGAATGCCCCAGGTAACAGCTGCTAGTTTGTTGGCATTAATTGGTGTATTTGATGTGGTGGGCACAATCTCATCTGGTTACCTAACTGATCGAATTGATCCTAGAAAACTTCTTTTCTTTTACTACTTACTTCGCGGATTATCATTATTTTTATTGCCTTCTATATTATTTTCAACAGTTCAGGCCTCTACATTAGTTTTTGTTATTTTCTACGGTCTAGATTGGATTGCCACAGTCCCACCTACCGTGATGCTTTGTAGGCAAGTATTAGGGCCAGAGAAGGGCGCAATAATTTATGGTTGGGTCTTTGCCTCCCATCAGATAGGTGGGGCTATTGCTGCATTTGGTGCTGGCTTACTAAGAGTTAAATTTGGTGATTACGCAGCTGCGTTTTATATAACTGGAATACTATGTGTGATAACTAGTTACTTTGTATTACAAATTACCTTAAAGGAAAAGGTCAATAATTGA
- a CDS encoding acyl-CoA thioesterase → MKYTHKAFVRWDDLDAFGHVNNAKYLTYAQEARFEWGYSQFAENKEGSALIEMVVARGEVDYLLPITDGGSFYDLNLWVESIGNSSFVMGYEVVKGAVVYAKMKTVQVMIDLGSRKSRPINENEREFLNKYLAN, encoded by the coding sequence ATGAAGTACACACATAAAGCATTTGTTCGCTGGGATGATCTAGATGCATTTGGTCATGTTAATAATGCAAAGTACTTAACCTACGCACAAGAGGCCCGCTTTGAATGGGGCTACTCACAATTTGCTGAGAACAAAGAGGGCTCAGCATTAATTGAGATGGTTGTAGCTAGAGGTGAGGTTGATTATTTATTGCCAATTACTGATGGTGGCTCTTTTTATGATCTTAATTTATGGGTAGAAAGTATTGGAAACTCATCCTTTGTGATGGGCTATGAGGTAGTAAAAGGTGCTGTGGTTTATGCCAAGATGAAAACTGTGCAGGTGATGATTGATTTAGGAAGCAGAAAATCTAGGCCAATTAATGAAAATGAGCGAGAATTTTTAAATAAATACTTGGCTAATTAA